Genomic segment of Nilaparvata lugens isolate BPH chromosome 6, ASM1435652v1, whole genome shotgun sequence:
CAATTAATGTGTATGATCGggcacgatcagctgttattcaaggtcttTACCGGACTTGTCAACCTAACGTAACCTAATCTAGTATTATTCGAAATGTACAATCACAGTTTATTGttgttgtttattgtttttgaagggacggattcaaggatccaaaggttcaaagaaccccacacgtcaaccgaagcttattgtgttcccaagtagtatgttagttaggcaaatcaatacctgtgtcctttacaagaaccaggagtttttccctgtactaacattccattatgacctacgtgagttccactcctggccttctttgtaggtccttccgctgaggaagtgGCGGCCAAGTttcctctagggcgcccggccatccatgactcagcctcttgacccacatttgtgcctgatTTTTTACCCATCACTGGTCTCttggttttttctttttgcccctccgaaacttcgcagggtcaaaagcctcacctctcccaagaagttttgcctgaatggccgcccttctttgagcagtggtgagttttggcctctccacccacaaactcgtgacctgcgtgagttccactcctggcctttttgttgGTCCTTCCGTtgaggaaggggcggccaagatgcctctagggcgcccggccacccttgactcaacCTCTTGACCCACATCTGTGCCTGGATTTtcgcccatctctggtctcttgggtttttctttttgcccctccgaaactgccctgatggggcagatcccgttgttttgaaggcaaggcaacttctggagctACCTTGAGGTCCactttagtcgcctcctacgacaagcatggatactgtgggtgaattctggttttcaacataTTCATGAGTATGATTATcaactcaaagctcccccaaccaaCAGGGGGCTACAATCACAGTGCTcagtaaccatcatcacaaagtacgttacattcaaagaactgattGAATTGTTTGAAACGTTACCTGAACATGCGCATCACGGTGCTTTGTAAGGTCAAGATGGCTTTGTAACCGATACAGACATATGGAAATCTGCCTTAAATGAGTGAATCTAATCGTATGTGTTATGTTTTAGGAAATGCGCAACCTGGCGTGGAAATGGTCGACGGACATCCGGCAGATCGATCTTGATGTGAACCGCACCTACCGCGACCACGTGTTCTTCCGGCAGCGCTACAACGCCAAGCAGCAACAGCTGTTCAACGTGTTGGGCGCCTACAGCGTCTACAACGTGGAGATCGGCTACTGCCAGGGCATGTCGCAGATTGCCGCGCTGCTGCTCATGTACCTCGAAGAGGAGGATGCGTTCTGGGCGTTGTCGCGGCTCGTCTCCGATAGCAAGTACAGTATGCACGGTGAGTGTCCCATAACGATGCTATTTATCAAACAACACAAGCACCTATATAGTATGGTGTAGCCTAGGCCTATTCATAGTAACAGGTCTAGGCTCTCGCTCTCGCGACTGGTGTTTGATAGCAAGTACAGTATGCATGATGAGTGTGTCTCAGAACGTACCTATTTGTCAAACTGTCAAACAACACCCAGTATTCATAGTAACAGTTCTGGGCACTGTCGCGCCTGATGTCTGATAGCAAttatatagtaaggtccacgttataatgacagtatttgatcaacttttgttttgctatccttgtctatcattcgacaaagccggtggtaatatccttttctaggtccacatcgtagccaattatgtttttgacagtggagaaatataattaatcaatgcagggaatcggcatcgctattctcctatatttatccactgccattataacatggaccttatTATAGTATGTTTTAAGAGTACATGATGAGTGTCCCAGAACGCAGCTATTAGTCAAACAATACAAAGTATGATGTATTCATAGTAACAGTTCTGGGCACAGTCGCGGCTCGTCTGTGGTAGCAAGTACAGTATGCACGGTGAGTGTCCCAGAACGCACCTATCTTTCAAACAACACCTAGTATTCATAGTAACAGTTCTGGGCACTGGCGCTTCTGGTGTCTAATATAAAGTAAAGTATGCACGGTGAGTGTCCCAGAACGCACCTATCTTTCAAACAACACCTAGTATTCATAGTAACAGTTCTGGGCACTGGCGCTTCTGGTGTCTAATATAAAGTACAGTATGCACGGTGAGTGTCCCAGAACGCACCTATTTGTCAAACTGTCAAACAACACCTAGTATTCATAGTAACACTTCTTGGCACTGTCGCTTCTGGTGCCTAATAGAAAGTACAGTAGGCACGGTGAGTGTCCCAGAACGCAGCTAAGATGTTATACAGGATGTTGGCTTATCAACTCCGGGGGCTATCTCTACCTAAGTTGATATTTGGTCGCCCCAACAAAAAGCCTCCTGGTGGGACGATCTTGAGCATCTCCTCCTGTAGCTCCAAGCCTCTTCATGTCGGTCTTGAGGTAGgcctacaataaaaaatgaacgAAATTTAAGTAGTCTAAACACAGGATGTGAAAATTTGACATATAGGTCAGTCAATATAATATTCTCCTACTATACATCTTAATTCGCTTACTACAATGTCAGAGCTATTGTAGAGATCCCTGATTTCGTTATTGTGTTTTCTCCTTACTCTTATGTGGGCCCATAAGTCATCTTGTGAATGACTTCATTTTCAAAGACTATTagtttttctattcatttttgtCATTCTGCTAGTTTCAGCTCGTAACggacatattttttatttatgaaatcactTACCTCATATGGGCTACTCGATTCAAATGaaaacatttagtttttatgtttatttatgataatatagtCTATgagtgtgatcacattgaatgcatatatgtgcaagtgcacgtcagatcataGACGAGCCgagaaacaaaaattgaaaagtcCCATTGAAACAAGTtttgacttgcatgtagctgctcacactgaacgcaaacAGCTACAAGCAAGTTACAACTTGTTTCAATGgcacttttcaatttttgtttttcggctcgtccatgatctgacgtgcactcgcacatatacgcattcaatgtgatcccACCCTTAGCTTAGGTTTCTGAGATGGAGACTTTAAAGATAGTAATTTGCTGCAGACATAAATACACCGGTTGCTGTTTTGTATCTCCACATTTTCGAAATGATTTCTTCAGTACCTATAAATTAATCTGGATAAATATAATCTGAGGAAATTAGTAATTATATGTAATGAACTTGCAGTAGCccaattgaaataaatgataatctAAGTGCTTTGTTTCGTGTATATTGTGGGATGTGTAATAAATGTTTTTACATTTATTTCAGGGTTTTTTATTCACGGTTTTCCAAAGCTGTTGAGGTATCAGGAGCATCACGacaaaataatgaacaaatttcTACCCAAGCTAAAGAAACACCTCGACAGGAACGGAGTCGATACGGGCATCTACACTTTGAAATGGTTCTTCCAGTGCTTCCTAGATAGAGTGAGTCCACTAGTTTTTTATCTCTCATAGTACTATTTATTCAATTCGGTTTACTCACAATTATCTTCCAATATGTTTGACTAAAAAGACTTttgttttcaacaataataaaacaataatagactatttctgtcatattcattcaatctcagctgttttccatgcatgaaatcaagccggtagacagctgtttgcagaacaaataaacatatgattctcattacagcatactctactgtaatgaaactatatgttttctttacagtcgagtaagtttcctagttccgaacttagaccagttatagaataggcacggcccattgtatatacatactgaaagtcgatgaagccaacatctactgccatatcaccatatcgtgacgtcagcatcggatagagaACAATGTAAATCAAACCCAGCAGAAaggttttctatccgatgctgacgtcacgatatggtgatatggcagtagatgttggcttcagaggctagacttccagcgtgtctattctataactggtctaaggttccgaaataggaacagcaaaactgctaaaaaaaccaccttcagcgctccaggtggaagttttgtcaacttccacaaaattctaGGTTATGTatctaggttatgtttatagaatgaatGTAGTAagttcagcacaagcaggtaatgttttctatttatcaattattcttctttagattattatgacaaaaaatagtgtatgtTACTTGGACTTGAAtatcttttgcagtgctcgaataaaATTCCAGTCTCGgttaacgcctcgactagaaacgtcattctcgcctgcaaaaggcctcTACCATCCTTGTGATGTTAAGATACTATCACGGTTGTACaccataaaacatttatttctgAATTATCAATCTTGAGTAAATTCTTGGACTCTGAAGGGTGTATGTTGTATGGTTTTTGCGGCGtttccaatattttcattcaatgtggATAATCACCTCCATCACTACACAAACACGTATCAAGCATACATTTACTACTATTGTGTGTGAAATAAATgagtttaatattgttttcagattCCATTCAAACTGACGTTGAGGGTATGGGACGTGTATTTATTAGAAGGCGAGCGTGTGTTAACAGCAATGGCGTATAATTTGCTGAAGTTGCATCGTCGGAATCTGATGCAGCTTGGCATGGACGATATTCTACAATTTCTTCAGGTAATTAGGATTCAGTCTTTCATTGAAGCTACCTGTGTATCTCTTATAGTACTATTTATTCAATTCGGTTTACTCACAATTATCTTCCAATATGTTTGACTAAAAAGACTTttgttttcaacaataataaaacaataatagactatttctgtcataatcattcaatctcagctgttttccatgcatgaaatcaagccggtagacagctgtttgcagaacaaataaacatatgattctcattacagcatactctactgtaatgaaactatatgttttctttacagtcgagtaagtttcctagttccgaacttagaccagttatagaataggcacggcccattgtatatacatactgaaagtcgatgaagccaacatctactgccatatcaccatatcgtgacgtcagcatcggatagaaaacaatgtaaatcAAACTCTGCAGAAaggttttctatccgatgctgacgtcacgatatggtgatatggcagtagatgttggcttcagaggctagacttcccagcgtgtctattctataactggtctaaggttccgaaataggaacagcaaaactgctaaaaaaaaccaccttcagcgctccaggtggaagttttgtcaacttccacaaaattctaGGTTATGTAatctaggttatgtttatagaatgaatGTAGTAagttcagcacaagcaggtaatgttttctatttatcaattattcttctttagattattatgacaaaaaatagtgtacgttacttggacttGAAtatcttttgcagtgctcgaatgaaattccaGTCTCGGTTAACGCCTCCACTAGAAACATctttctcgcctgcaaaaggcccctacCATCCTTGTGACGTTAAGATACTATCACGGTTGTACaccataaaacatttatttttgaattctcAGCTCAGCCATTATCAATCTTGAGTAAATTTTTGGACTCTGAAGGGTGTATGTTGTATGTTTGGTTTTTGCGGCGattccaatattttcattcaatgtggATAATCACCTCCATCACTACACAAACACGTATCAAGCATACATTTACTACTATTGTGTGTGAAATAAATgagtttaatattgttttcagattCCATTCAAACTGACGTTGAGGGTATGGGACGTGTATTTATTAGAAGGCGAGCGTGTGTTAACAGCAATGGCGTATAATTTGCTGAAGTTGCATCGTCGGAATCTGATGCAGCTTGGCATGGACGATATTCTACAATTTCTTCAGGTAATTAGGATTCAGTCTTTCATTGAAGCTACCTGTGTATCTCTCATGAGACGGTTCACAACGTTCATGAAGTCAGCATAATTGTTattataccgggtgattacaaatgaaatagacaacttcaatagcctgtacaaaattaaactggtgtatttcaacatagtaagtgatataggtttgtagggaatttcttaaagtttatgttggtagaactgttgctggctattgttggttgctccgtgttacaacagccagtttagtttagcaatatggccgctactcaagtggagaaagcttattgtgttcttgaattagccaaaacaaactctgttactgttgtgcagcgtcatttcagaacaaaatacggtaaaccaccaccaacaaggcaatcaatttatgactggtatgaacgttttgaaagcagtggatgtgtgtgtaagaagaagagtactggaagaccttctgttacagaagaaaaaattgatagtgttcgtgatgtttttgtacaaagtccaggaaaatcgactagatcagctagtttagaattgcaaattcctcaacctactgggtggaaaattctgcggaaacgtttgaaaatgacaccttataaattgcagttagtacaaagtttaaatgacaatgataaagttgtacgtaaaaatttttgtcaagagatgcaacattgtcttgaaaatgacgacacattgtttaatcgcctaattttcagtgatgaatgcacttttcacattagtggaaaagttaacagacataatgtacgagtatggggaacagaaaacccaagagagactgtacagcatatacgcgattctcctaaagtgaatgtgttttgcgctttatcttgtgaaaaggtttatgggcctttcttcttccaagaaccatcagtaaccggaagaatttatctggacatgttaaccgaatggttaatgcctcaactccatgaagatagttgtaacttcatttttgtacaagatggagctccgcctcactggtactcagacgtcagagggtatctggatgaacatcttcctagacgatggatcggccgtgcaagtgaggaaaacgttgtgtttcagccgtggccacctcgtagtccggacctaacgccttgcgactttttcttgtggggctatGTAAAAGACAGAGTTTTGATAGCATAATAATAAGTTTAGTTTTTCAGGTCAGTTTTTCTCTCAGTAATGTTAATATTGCGTTACTGTGTTTGAGAAGgtcaatagttttttttatatctACAAACATAAGCCAAATTAGTAGAATAATATAGCCTTGCTGATCTTCAATGCCAATGTTAACAATTCAaagcaaaaaaataaatatcaggTTTAAAACTAGACGTTGCATCATGCAatcttacatttttttcatcatAACTGCAtaggataatataattattgttaaaaggTAGTATAAGTTCTAGTTTTTTAGGTTCAATAAGAAGATTGTGTTTAATGTTAGCCTATAATAGATGATgttttaatattcaaacaatTCCACTCAAAAATAACGCACAAGTGATAAACTAGGCTATTTCTTTAActacattatttaaaaatgtcTAAATCTCTACCCTATGATAAAAAAccataaattgaatgaaattgttttttttttcaattattgatttatatatacatatttttttctatcatattacttattattatatttaagagattatttccttatgttgtgatgtagatgcattagaattgtattggagggttaagtgggagagagggccggctgcgccctaacttcgccctccaggttaaaataaaggcagcctatctatctatctatctatctatgttCAAGTTATTGCACTTGAATTACAATCATCAATTGTAATTGTTTATTGACAATTGTAACCACCTTGGTGTTAGTGATTCATGCAGAGATGCTTTTAGACAGCTGAATATTATGACTCACTTTTTATTTACCAAAATCTGTTACGTGTGAGACAAAAAATTTCCAGTTTTGATATCCAGTGTATTTGAACTACACACCTTTTCAATACTAGGAATAGGGAGAATTTAATAGTGCCTCACGTTCACCTGAGGAAAACttacaaaaaacattttttccagcaaataaaattatccaACAGGCTGCCGCTAGAAATTAGAGCGCTTCCAGTTGGGCGTTTCAAGATGGTAGTTAGCAAGCTGGTTACATCCAAGTCCTTCTATACAGTGCAAGAGTTTCTTGAATGTGATATTGTCTAGCAGAGTAGAGTTTGTATGTGTCTTGTTCATAAAATAAGCTATGTTGAGATAATGTTACACTTGTGGTACAGAGTTGAGTGTTCTAGTCAGTTGTGTTTCTTTCTTTTCCTATGACTGTATTCGGTTGGTTCAGTTGTTGGTTGTATTGTGACTTGCCTATTACTGCATTGTATATGTTTATTGGCAATAAAAGATatcttaaaaaaataaattgcaataattggattattatcaacttgataATAATCTCGTACAACACATTATTCTCCCGTAgtaaaatagaaattttaataattattatgacaaaatcTATCATTAAACGTGACCTATTCCAACTTTAATGCTAgaattttgtattataatcgTTGCTGTAAGAAAGCTGTCACACTTTTTAAGTGAGTGTTTTATGAATAGTAAGGTAATAGTTGATATTATAAtacttgtattttcatttttaattaataatgacGATTGTCTCAacatattgtatgttttatgacaataaacgatgatttgattttatttgatttgatattcaatgtttgttttattcttgaAAGTTCAAAGTTGGAATTTTGTAATGGAATTTTGGCTGAGAAAGATGTGGTCCCTCTCATGTGAAAGTATGATGAATTGTCGGTGAATAGTTGGTATTTAATGTTTGTTTTATGTGGCTTATAGGTGCGATTAGAGAAGAAATTCGACTTTGACGAAGACCACACGATAGACAGCCTGCAGAAGTGCATGGACGAGCTGAAGAAGGCGAAACTGGACTACCCGGGTCCGGCGCCACAAAACGAGTTGCCTCGGCAGCCATTCGGCACATTCAAGGAGCCTGCTTTCGAACAAAAAGTTAGTTATTCTATTTGTTTCCACATTTATTTtggataattgataatttattcaatttgttttgagatttattttgtaaaattgatCATGTACGCTCTGATTACTACCACAAGAAAGCTCCTGCAATCCAGAGGCTATCTCGTGGTTTGCCGACTTTATCAAAGGGCAGTTTTGCCAACCAATAACCTAACGATTCACCGGACATTTACGACCGTACAGTCGGAAACCTGATCGTTAGTGGCAGTTACTTCGGTCGCAGGAGTGAAGTAGTTTGTGTGCCTGTCAGTCAAAAATGTCTGATGAAAATGTTAAGTTTCTGCCTTTAGAACTAGAAAGTGAACTTTGTACATGAAATTGGAAGTTACATTCTACATTTTAAGTCTATGCAAAATAGCATatcattctttcttcttcctttcttttcTCAAATTATCTCAACActgcatacaatacaatattactaATTTCTTGTGTGCAAAAATTGTATGTAACGAGgtttttttattttgagttgaattgaactatttattttttattaaaattaatttgagtTAACTTTAAGCAGGTTGAGTTGTATAGTTACAGTAAGATGAGTTGCATTTCAAGCAGTATATTGTATGCTGATTTAATTATATTGAGTGTGTTTGAGTTAACTGTTGTTTATTGAGTTTAGGGTTGAGCCACACAGGGGACGATTTGCGATCCTACAGGTATATCTTGGATCGCtctcttaatataatatgaatacgattttttttttcatttttccatacaatttaattcaattctgtttattcatgtaatatcaaatagttttattatttgttcttgaGCAAGTACTCATTCAAATAGAAGTTGCTATCCTAATCAGATACATAATACATTCTTATACATTCTAATACAAAACAAATGATCAAAACACGAATATTACAAAAATCCCCAtgatataataacaatattcaaaattaacattATAAATCACACAAATAGTTTGAAAAAGAATTCGataaaaatttccaaatatatcaataacaaaattaaCCGACAATGTGATGTTAGATTAGGAATTCGGTAGCTACATTAATGTGTGAGAATTCTAAGGTATATATTATTACCAACATGAATATACGAAATTTAATATGTGAGaaactataaaaacaaataataaaatgaccAGTAAATTCGTGAATGACTAGAAAAGAGTTAATTTCAACGAGCAATCTTTGAAACTAATTGAATCTTctcaaatttaatatatttttgaatacactaacataaaTGTGAAAATACTTTAATTTTCGTTCTTTGATCCCAAATCACAATGAATATAACACACActtcaacaataaattctaaCATAATAACAAccctgataataattaattaatcaggCCAATACCAAATTACTTTCTATAGATCTTTCTTTGATAGCCTCGATACAGTACAAGTAGACTTTTATAAATACGATATTAATGGCGGTTAAATTCAACTTGCAACTTGCTACTGGGAGTAGGTGGTCTTTTTCTAATTCTCGATctctaaatttgaatattttttgacaGGTGGGCCACCGTAGCAGCGAATTCTCGAACGCGGAGCGATCGACACGCGACAGCGTGAGCATGCGTCGCGACGCCGCAATGGCGGCTGCAGCTGTGGCGTCCGAGGAAGAGGAGGGGAGGGAGTCGCCCCCCACCCCCATTACCAGCACACCCCCTCACCCCCACCCGACAACGGCCAACGGGCACGCCACGGTTCCGGCACAGCAACGACACAGTCACGGCGCCGCGCCTGGTGAGTCCTCTAATATACTAGTGTCTAGGCTATGACACAGCAGTTCTCTATTGTACTAGTGTCTATGCTATGACACAGCAGTTCTCTATTGTGCTAGTGTCTATGCTATTACACAGAAGTTCTCTAATGTACTAGTGTATAGGCTATGACACAGTAGTTCTCTATTGTACTAGTGTCTATGCTATGACACAGCAGTTCTCTATTGTACTAGTGTCTATGCTATGACACAGTAGTTCTCTATTGTACTAGTGTCTAGGCTATGACACAGTAGTTCTCTATTGTACTAGTGTCTATGCTATGACACAGAAGTTCTCTATTGTACTAGTGTCTATATTTGGAAATCTTTATTTCTGCTTTCTGCTCACAATATCATCATGTGTATATTCCATGTCATCTCTTAGCAGAAACCTTAGTTtccattattctattcaaatcgttcaaataaattaatttttgtagtggttttaaattataatacttGGGCTTGAGATTCTAAAAATGATTACATGGATTATTTTGTGATAAAATGACTGAAATGACTAAAGGTGCTTACTTGACGGCCTAACCAATGTTATTGAGTTTAgatttaatagtatatttcataGAATGTGTTTACATATATATTGTTATACTGGATACAACACTCATATAAGACAGGGTTTCTGAGCTTAGAAACCTATGTATTAATCTATTTTTGTGTTATTCACGTATAcgtttttcaacttttgttaatTTGCATGGCTCAAAATGTGACGAACAAACTACTTTCATTACCGTACAAAGTAATAATTTGAGAAAAGGTATTCTGATGGAGATTCATTCTCAAAtggaataatagagtttttCCTATCAGATACTTGTGTTGCAAAATGTAGTCCACTGTAGAGTATTCTATCTTATGTTATGTATTCTATTCTTGTCTTAATGACATTTGCATTCCCTCTCCCCTACCATACTAATGCTGTAATAAagtatcaattttctgttttagtATAGTTttcttatattcatttattagtagATTCAAACAATGTACCATTCAGTATTcttttatttgtctttattcATTGTGCTTGTTAGTCATTTGTACAAAGTGTCTTTTTTGCATGTTAATGTTTCCTAGACTGTATTTTTGAAGTTGTGTATTGCTGTATTGTGATTCGTTAAATGTGTTTGTGGCTTATGTTGATGaacaattcataattattattattcataattattatttaatatagttTTCATGACCATAATCGCGAGTatcgtttttttttaattattgtttcttgccaTAAGTTTAATTGTTTGTGTtatgaaattgattgttttggCATTAATTTTGTTTAAGACTGTGCTCTCATTgagatataattatttatagtgaATTGATGATATTGGAGCTTATTTTTATAGTCTATTTAAATAACCAATCTTATGGTTTTGTAAGCTCTTTTGATAGAGTTctaattgaaattcatgaacggatttgaaatttgtaacaaatTTAATTGTCGAATTGAAATTGGGATTGTCCATAATATTGTTgttaaattcattcaaattggtTAGGTTTTTGGTTGTACTTTAGAAGTATGTCTAGACATTGTCTTTGTCAAGACATGGAAaatcagaaaatatttttcaattatgcaTCTTGTTATTCTCTTACATATTttcatattacaataatatttgtatactgaaatgaacaaattttgattaatttgagTCTATTAATGGTTTTAGTTTACGAGTTCAATAATCGTGTGAATGACTCAATGTTTAGTAACTTATTAAATTAGAGAAATTGTAAATTGGAAAATTAGAAGTGCTATTCTAAGGTACTTTGTAGTATTTATTGTAGACATATTCTTTTATATtgacaaattattatatttccttCATAGTTTATATGAATCTAAGGaacaagtttgaaaaaaattataactgaTTTTTCTTTTGGACTTTATACATGTTCCATGTGATGTTATATGAACAATTTAGAGTAGTAAGCCTGTGTGCAatgcatttattattaattgatagATATTTTCAATGGCAGTATTTGCGAGGCATGCTGTATTTATTTAGTTTGTATTTGTGCTTTCAATGTGCATGTATTTTTGTTGTATTAAAACGTTTTGCATGATTTGCACTtactattttcttcaattttcctATCCATCATTCGTCATTCGTACACCTAATATTTTCTGGTTTTGGCCTAAAAACTCATTaaagatgataattattaagaaGCGATACATTGTTAGTATTGGCAAATGGTGAGATGTTACTAAATTTTACTGAAGCTTATTCAGCTTTAATCAATCTGCCAGTttactttattttcatttgACTTTACACAATCATTCATTCACACGCACAATCACTACACTGTTCACATTTTCACATTAATATGTTTCTGATGAAGCCCACACAAGTCCGAGACTTGTGCGTGGATAGTGAGGTGAGGGATAATACAAAATCATGCACATTATTTGTAAAAGGTGTATTTGCAAAAAACTGTGGATTAAACTAATAattcatgattataataataatatcgagtgacctggctggctcaggtctggtgtcagagttttcagtcgcaactgatcaatttcagggcctctgacatgacctaacgactgcttaaTTCATGATTAATATGAATATCAATATCAGTTTTCATAGTTCCTactaaaatatttcaatctatttatttgCGAAGCAGGCGTTTGTATCTATTAGTATTGGTTTATTACATCTCAAGTTgag
This window contains:
- the LOC111055959 gene encoding USP6 N-terminal-like protein — translated: MSEEEELLARAAEERAAIVGRYRLGRQDGAPQVDAWEDPEFKIYQVTDRYGFIHDQEVLERSDPAAVRVELEREKKWVKMLRQWQAKPTSQPDKLRRRVFKGIPNALRGEAWSKMLNLATVKEEQGHTKYQEMRNLAWKWSTDIRQIDLDVNRTYRDHVFFRQRYNAKQQQLFNVLGAYSVYNVEIGYCQGMSQIAALLLMYLEEEDAFWALSRLVSDSKYSMHGFFIHGFPKLLRYQEHHDKIMNKFLPKLKKHLDRNGVDTGIYTLKWFFQCFLDRIPFKLTLRVWDVYLLEGERVLTAMAYNLLKLHRRNLMQLGMDDILQFLQVRLEKKFDFDEDHTIDSLQKCMDELKKAKLDYPGPAPQNELPRQPFGTFKEPAFEQKVGHRSSEFSNAERSTRDSVSMRRDAAMAAAAVASEEEEGRESPPTPITSTPPHPHPTTANGHATVPAQQRHSHGAAPGSKFSLDDASSLVGEGSRRSLDTSVTSTADLSVFSSATRSHAHEDAHSLDSQTGDEAGNSNGPSTPRASPDIVRIYVPYAPPTPTLTPSPGSGGGGRESGGGGRDSGGGGSYSGGGARENGDVSPKSPVDRNKIRILVMDQTNSLVSSDDGQTPIVEMLPPLVRNNFHHDQAIDLK